One segment of Rubripirellula amarantea DNA contains the following:
- the pilM gene encoding pilus assembly protein PilM, with translation MASSSNGVWGIEVGQTALKALHCTLSHGEVIADAFDLIEYPKILSQPESDPEELIHDALVQLLERNDASGSDKVCISVPGQSGLAKFFKPPPVEVKKIADIVRYEARQQIPFDLADVVWDFQMMPGSMVEEGYALESEVGLFAMKREMAYRQLAPFQKVDLEVDQVQLAPLALYNMVAYDRMHERVDNDVFDVDNPPPSTVLLSIGTDSSDLIITNGFRIWQRSMPIGGNHFTRQLTKDLKLTFAKAEHLKRNAREAVDPKLIFQTMRPVFNDLVTEVQRSIGFFRSIDKKAEIGEMLIAGNTVKMPGLAAYLGKNLGFDVDVIDRFNRLGGEDVMAIPTFRDNAPTFAVCYGLCLQGLGVSQVHASLVPREILTQRLIRAKKPWTIAALAALLMGMTGHYMFTQKSWATTEDELWKRATTAVSTTSSYSSQQISEDSMLEAKLKYLNQMGKEVSGNAERRLKWLEILKIVNDAVPRLDPNGGKDIKKYEDRKDIQVEQIETKYFEDLKKEWFTAELADRYRSEVRDWRQVIGKPLTEEELEALEKDKGPTGPGWVIQLTCYHYYNSEERERLGTEENNHVRRYMTTNFMEKSVEVPVGKDEKGAPIFESFTMKEMGLSYPLLLNVEEAKWETIPNPDYEPDDTAAMMGGPMGGPMGGPMGGFGGPAAGRNDKPDEDVELPTIRVKKLDFIFQVAWQPNELTDRLEAKRLAEEEAEKEAKNGNKVAAN, from the coding sequence ATGGCAAGCTCAAGCAATGGCGTTTGGGGAATTGAAGTCGGACAAACGGCTCTCAAAGCGCTCCACTGCACTCTTTCACATGGCGAAGTGATCGCGGACGCGTTCGACTTGATCGAATACCCCAAGATCCTCAGCCAACCCGAGTCGGATCCCGAGGAGCTGATTCACGACGCTCTCGTCCAGTTGCTCGAACGCAACGACGCATCCGGTTCGGACAAGGTCTGCATCAGTGTGCCGGGCCAAAGCGGTCTGGCGAAGTTCTTCAAGCCGCCGCCGGTCGAAGTCAAGAAAATCGCCGACATCGTTCGCTACGAAGCACGTCAACAAATCCCGTTTGACTTGGCCGACGTGGTTTGGGATTTCCAGATGATGCCGGGCAGCATGGTCGAAGAAGGCTATGCCCTGGAAAGCGAAGTTGGTTTGTTCGCCATGAAACGCGAAATGGCATACCGCCAACTCGCGCCATTCCAAAAAGTGGATTTGGAAGTTGACCAAGTGCAACTTGCTCCGCTGGCACTCTACAACATGGTCGCCTATGACCGGATGCACGAACGCGTCGACAACGACGTGTTCGACGTCGATAACCCACCGCCGTCAACAGTCTTGTTGTCGATCGGCACTGACAGCAGTGACTTGATTATCACGAACGGTTTTCGAATCTGGCAACGTAGCATGCCGATTGGCGGCAATCACTTTACTCGTCAGTTGACCAAGGATCTGAAGTTGACCTTCGCTAAGGCGGAGCACCTCAAACGAAACGCACGGGAAGCCGTTGATCCGAAGTTAATCTTCCAAACCATGCGCCCGGTCTTCAATGACTTGGTGACGGAGGTGCAGCGATCGATCGGTTTCTTCCGAAGCATCGACAAGAAGGCCGAGATCGGCGAGATGTTGATCGCCGGCAATACCGTGAAAATGCCGGGCTTGGCAGCCTACCTGGGTAAGAACCTTGGGTTCGACGTCGACGTCATTGATCGTTTCAATCGCCTTGGCGGTGAAGACGTGATGGCGATTCCAACGTTCCGCGACAATGCACCGACGTTTGCTGTTTGCTATGGACTGTGTTTGCAGGGTCTGGGTGTGTCGCAGGTCCATGCCAGCTTGGTGCCCCGCGAAATTCTGACCCAGCGACTCATTCGCGCCAAAAAGCCCTGGACGATTGCTGCCTTAGCCGCGTTGTTGATGGGGATGACGGGGCACTACATGTTCACTCAAAAAAGTTGGGCGACGACCGAAGACGAATTGTGGAAACGGGCAACGACTGCAGTATCAACCACTTCGTCCTATTCGAGCCAACAAATTTCCGAAGACAGCATGCTTGAAGCAAAGCTGAAGTACCTCAACCAAATGGGGAAAGAGGTCTCCGGAAACGCCGAACGGCGTTTGAAATGGCTCGAAATATTAAAGATCGTCAACGACGCGGTGCCTCGCTTGGATCCCAACGGTGGCAAGGACATCAAAAAGTATGAGGATCGCAAAGACATTCAAGTAGAACAGATCGAAACGAAGTACTTCGAAGATCTGAAGAAAGAATGGTTCACCGCGGAACTTGCTGATCGTTATCGCAGCGAAGTTCGCGACTGGCGACAAGTGATTGGAAAGCCACTTACTGAAGAAGAGTTAGAGGCACTTGAAAAAGACAAGGGGCCGACGGGACCGGGCTGGGTCATTCAGTTGACATGCTACCACTACTACAACAGCGAAGAACGAGAACGACTTGGTACCGAAGAGAACAACCATGTTCGTCGCTACATGACCACCAACTTCATGGAGAAGTCGGTCGAAGTTCCGGTGGGCAAAGATGAAAAAGGCGCACCGATCTTCGAGAGTTTTACCATGAAAGAGATGGGGCTGTCCTATCCATTGCTGCTGAACGTCGAAGAAGCGAAATGGGAAACCATACCAAATCCTGACTACGAACCAGATGACACCGCAGCGATGATGGGCGGTCCAATGGGCGGTCCAATGGGAGGCCCCATGGGCGGCTTCGGAGGTCCTGCGGCGGGCAGAAACGACAAGCCCGATGAGGATGTTGAGCTGCCCACGATCCGAGTCAAGAAACTGGACTTCATTTTCCAAGTGGCTTGGCAACCGAACGAATTGACAGACCGCCTCGAAGCAAAACGGCTCGCTGAAGAAGAAGCTGAAAAAGAAGCGAAGAACGGAAACAAAGTTGCAGCCAATTAA